The nucleotide sequence GCCCCGTGTTTATGGACTTTCTCTTCAATTCCAATGTACAGTTCTACCTGCTGGCTTATTTCGTAGGCGGTATCCCCTTCGGACTGGTCCTGGCCAAGTTCTTCGCCGGCGTCAACATCAAAGAGAGCGGCTCGAAGAGCATCGGTGCGACGAACGTGCTGCGCGTCGTCAAAGAGAGCAACCCCGCCCTCGCCAAGAAACTGGGGATCGCGACACTGGTCCTCGATGCCCTTAAAGGGGTCGTCGTCTTACTGATCGCAAAAGCGTTCGGGATGAGCGAAGCGGCCCAGTGGGCCGTGGCCGTCCTGGCCGTCGCCGGCCACTGTTTCAGCCCCTACCTCTGGTTTGAAGGGGGCAAAGGGATCGCAACGGGCATGGGCGTCATGCTCGTCATGCTGCCGCTGGAGACGCTGATCGCCCTGGCGGTCTGGGGGATGATGGCCAAAACGGTCCGCATCTCCTCCGTCTCGTCGCTGACCGGCGTGCTTGCACTGCTCGTGTCCAGCTTCTTTATTCACCCGGAGATGGCACACGCCCCGGTTACCCTGATCGTCGTGCTCCTCTTTTACAAACACATCCCCAACATCGTCCGTCTCGTCAAAGGCGAGGAGAAACGCGTCGTCTGATGACCATCGAGATCCGCGCCCTCACCTTCGACTGCATCATCGGCATCCTCGATTTCGAGCGGGTCACCCCGCAGCGGGTCGTCATTGATACGGTCATCGACTACGACTACGACGGGGAGCAGTTCCTCGACTACGCCGCCATCGCGGCGCATATCAGAACGCGGATGCGCGAGGGAGAGTTCGCCCTTGTCGAAACCGCGCTCCAGGTCCTCACCGATACCCTCAAAATATCATTTCCCGCCATAAAAAGCCTCTCTATCACCATCGCCAAACCCGACATTCTCCCCGACTGCAGGGTCTCTGTCACAAAAAAATCCAATTTTTAAAGAAAATTGAAAAAAAGTTTAAAATTTTCTAAAACTGTGCTATACTTCGCGAAAATTTTCAACAGTTAGAGGATTAATGCATGCGCATTTTGATCATTGAAGATGAGATCACACTCAACAAAACTCTTGCCGAAGGGCTCAAAGAGTTTGGATACCAGAGCGACGTCGTCGAAACCCTCAAAGACGGTGAATACTACCTCGATATCCGCAACTATGACCTGATTCTGATGGACTGGATGCTTCCGGACGGAAACAGCATCGACATTATTCCCGACATCAAAGCCAACACACCCAAAACGGCCGTCGTCGTCCTCTCCGCCCGTGACGACAACGAGAGCGAAATCGCCGCACTTCGCGCCGGTGCGGACGACTTTATCCGCAAGCCCTTCGACTTCGACGTCCTCGTCGCCCGCCTGGAGGCGCGCCTGCGCTTCGGCGGCAGCAACATCATCGAGATCGAAGACCTGATCATCAACCCCGAAGAAGAGAAGATCATCTACAAAGAGAAGGAGATCGAGCTCAAGGGCAAGCCGTTCGAGGTCCTGACACACCTGGCGCGCCACCGCGACCAGATCGTCTCCAAAGAGCAGCTGCTCGACGCCATCTGGGAAGAGCCGGAACTCGTCACACCGAACGTCATCGAGGTCGCCATCAACCAGATCCGCCAGAAAATGGACAAACCCCTCAGCATCACAACGATTGAAACCGTACGCCGCCGCGGATACCGTTTTTGTTTTCCGAAAGAAGCATAAGAAACCGGTTTCTCATCCAGCTCATCGTCGCTTCGGCGGCGCTGCTGATCATCTTCTCCTCCATACTCTATTTTTACATCCGGCAAAATATTTACGACGAAAAACAGCTTGAGATGCTGCAGTTCGCCAAGAACATCA is from Sulfurimonas sp. HSL-1656 and encodes:
- the plsY gene encoding glycerol-3-phosphate 1-O-acyltransferase PlsY; translated protein: MDFLFNSNVQFYLLAYFVGGIPFGLVLAKFFAGVNIKESGSKSIGATNVLRVVKESNPALAKKLGIATLVLDALKGVVVLLIAKAFGMSEAAQWAVAVLAVAGHCFSPYLWFEGGKGIATGMGVMLVMLPLETLIALAVWGMMAKTVRISSVSSLTGVLALLVSSFFIHPEMAHAPVTLIVVLLFYKHIPNIVRLVKGEEKRVV
- a CDS encoding dihydroneopterin aldolase, with the protein product MTIEIRALTFDCIIGILDFERVTPQRVVIDTVIDYDYDGEQFLDYAAIAAHIRTRMREGEFALVETALQVLTDTLKISFPAIKSLSITIAKPDILPDCRVSVTKKSNF
- the hsrA gene encoding homeostatic response regulator transcription factor HsrA, with the translated sequence MRILIIEDEITLNKTLAEGLKEFGYQSDVVETLKDGEYYLDIRNYDLILMDWMLPDGNSIDIIPDIKANTPKTAVVVLSARDDNESEIAALRAGADDFIRKPFDFDVLVARLEARLRFGGSNIIEIEDLIINPEEEKIIYKEKEIELKGKPFEVLTHLARHRDQIVSKEQLLDAIWEEPELVTPNVIEVAINQIRQKMDKPLSITTIETVRRRGYRFCFPKEA